A genomic segment from Bradyrhizobium diazoefficiens USDA 110 encodes:
- a CDS encoding EAL domain-containing protein translates to MKRHRPHILVVIALAVVLSTGWHGALRNALTDLRFAWQSRAASGNVVVVSIDAPSIDQIGVWPWPRRLHAELLHKLESAGAQEVAFDVDFSTPSEPASDEAFVKALREVGGSTILPSFKQPAPNGGPAHVNRPLKPFSNQSWPAVVNVAVESDGLVRRYPVGERLGDAFMPSMAIVLAGQDANRRSSFLIDFSIRATSIPRVSFVDVLHGDTATLDKLRDKKIIVGATALELGDRFSVPNGGIVSGPVLQALAAESILQHRMLRWTSDAGMILGLGVICLLMMYSWRRFASGYRVAVLIAAGAAVELTAALVQARWPFVVDTSLFHIAIIAYLTAIALDEIDFRGLLGRIAESRFHRIAMSLGDGLVCTDEDHRITVWNPGASVIFGYMPAEIIGRPFDTLCAVPTDGDARPSMRDAARQALLVPGGAVVVEFEGRRKNGETFPVEASFSGWQGTDGFQYGAILRDISVRKREVERVRYLAEHDALTGLANRNMLHAGLTGLIAAAERRSSDVALLVLGLDGFQQINNMLGHSAGDLVLQSVAERLRAEIAGKAVVARLSGDEFAIALDCAEAGEPIVAFAERIARAFEAPLVTGTRQHRVRISIGVAVYPDGGHNADDLLSNGHLALSRAKATRRGSHVIFESAIRQELQNRLTLESELALAADRGEFELFYQPQVRLVDGGLVGAEALIRWRHPVRGYVSPGEFMPVVNTSALSERIANWVMETACRQARAWELSGNSVRVAINLSPSQLQSGDLAHAAAALLGATGLTPALLELEVTEDILLHDEGRVLDMFKRIQELGVRVLFDDFGTGYASLSYLKKFPLDGLKIDRSFVLDLLADSDDAAIVSSTIGLSKQLGLTVVAEGIENRATADFLVSMGCEEGQGYFFGRPMPADAFERQFLTQPRSVTAA, encoded by the coding sequence GTGAAACGCCATCGGCCGCATATTCTTGTCGTGATCGCGCTGGCGGTCGTGCTGTCCACGGGATGGCATGGCGCGCTGCGCAATGCGCTCACCGATCTGCGGTTTGCCTGGCAATCGCGTGCCGCAAGCGGCAATGTCGTCGTGGTGTCCATCGACGCGCCCTCGATCGACCAGATCGGGGTGTGGCCCTGGCCGCGCCGGCTCCACGCAGAGCTGTTGCACAAACTCGAAAGCGCCGGCGCGCAGGAGGTGGCTTTCGATGTCGATTTCAGCACGCCCTCGGAGCCGGCCTCCGACGAGGCGTTCGTCAAGGCGCTTCGGGAGGTCGGCGGCTCGACGATCCTGCCGTCCTTCAAGCAGCCGGCGCCGAATGGTGGCCCAGCTCACGTCAATCGCCCCCTGAAGCCGTTCAGCAACCAGTCGTGGCCGGCCGTCGTCAATGTCGCGGTCGAATCCGACGGGCTCGTTCGCCGTTATCCGGTCGGCGAGAGGCTCGGCGACGCCTTTATGCCGTCGATGGCCATCGTGCTGGCTGGGCAGGACGCCAATCGGCGATCCTCCTTCCTGATCGACTTCAGTATTCGGGCGACCTCCATTCCGCGTGTCTCCTTTGTCGACGTGCTGCATGGCGATACCGCGACACTCGACAAGCTCAGAGACAAGAAGATCATCGTCGGTGCGACCGCGCTCGAGCTGGGCGACCGGTTCAGCGTTCCGAATGGCGGCATCGTCTCGGGGCCCGTCCTCCAGGCGCTGGCGGCGGAATCGATCCTCCAGCACCGGATGCTGCGCTGGACGTCCGATGCCGGCATGATCCTCGGCCTGGGTGTGATCTGCCTGCTCATGATGTATTCGTGGCGCCGCTTCGCATCGGGATATCGCGTTGCGGTCCTCATCGCGGCCGGAGCGGCGGTCGAGCTGACCGCGGCCCTCGTGCAGGCAAGATGGCCCTTCGTCGTCGACACATCGCTATTCCACATCGCGATCATCGCTTATCTGACGGCGATCGCGCTGGACGAGATCGATTTCCGCGGTCTCCTGGGACGCATCGCCGAGAGCCGCTTTCATCGCATCGCCATGTCGCTCGGCGACGGTCTCGTCTGCACCGACGAGGATCACCGGATCACGGTCTGGAATCCCGGCGCGAGCGTGATCTTCGGCTACATGCCGGCCGAGATCATCGGCCGCCCGTTCGACACGCTGTGCGCCGTGCCGACGGACGGCGACGCAAGGCCGTCCATGCGCGATGCCGCACGCCAGGCGCTCCTCGTGCCCGGCGGGGCGGTCGTCGTCGAGTTCGAGGGCCGGCGCAAGAACGGTGAAACCTTCCCCGTCGAAGCGAGCTTCTCGGGCTGGCAGGGAACGGACGGTTTCCAGTATGGAGCGATCCTGCGCGACATCTCGGTCCGCAAGCGCGAGGTCGAACGCGTCAGATATCTCGCCGAACACGACGCGCTGACGGGTCTTGCCAACCGGAACATGCTGCATGCCGGCCTTACCGGTCTGATCGCCGCGGCGGAGCGGCGGTCTTCCGACGTCGCACTGCTCGTGCTGGGGCTCGACGGCTTCCAGCAGATCAACAACATGCTTGGACATTCGGCCGGCGACCTCGTGCTGCAGTCCGTCGCCGAGCGGCTCCGGGCCGAAATCGCTGGTAAGGCGGTGGTCGCCCGGCTCAGCGGCGACGAATTCGCCATCGCACTTGATTGTGCGGAGGCTGGCGAGCCGATTGTGGCGTTCGCCGAGCGGATCGCGCGCGCGTTCGAAGCGCCGCTTGTAACGGGCACACGGCAGCACCGAGTCCGGATCAGCATCGGCGTTGCCGTCTATCCCGACGGTGGACACAACGCGGACGACCTCCTGAGCAACGGCCATCTCGCGCTGAGCCGCGCCAAGGCGACGCGACGCGGCAGCCACGTGATCTTCGAGAGTGCGATCAGGCAGGAATTGCAGAACCGTCTGACGCTTGAGAGCGAACTGGCGCTTGCCGCGGATCGCGGCGAATTCGAACTGTTCTACCAGCCGCAGGTTCGCCTGGTCGACGGCGGCCTGGTCGGGGCTGAAGCGCTCATCCGTTGGCGGCATCCCGTGCGCGGCTATGTCTCCCCCGGGGAGTTCATGCCGGTGGTCAATACCTCAGCGCTGTCCGAGCGGATCGCGAACTGGGTGATGGAGACGGCCTGCCGGCAGGCGCGTGCGTGGGAATTGTCCGGCAACAGCGTGCGCGTCGCGATCAACCTCTCGCCGTCGCAGCTACAATCCGGCGATCTCGCGCATGCGGCTGCGGCCTTGCTCGGCGCAACAGGGCTGACGCCGGCGCTGCTCGAGCTCGAAGTCACCGAAGATATCCTGCTCCATGACGAGGGCCGCGTGCTCGACATGTTCAAGCGGATCCAGGAGCTCGGCGTCCGCGTCCTGTTCGATGACTTCGGCACCGGCTACGCAAGCCTGAGCTATCTGAAGAAATTTCCGCTCGACGGGCTCAAGATCGACCGGTCGTTCGTGCTCGATCTGCTCGCCGATTCCGACGATGCCGCGATCGTCAGTTCGACCATCGGCCTCAGCAAGCAACTCGGGCTCACCGTCGTGGCCGAGGGCATCGAGAACCGTGCCACGGCCGACTTCCTGGTCAGCATGGGATGCGAGGAAGGGCAGGGCTATTTCTTCGGTCGACCGATGCCCGCGGATGCGTTCGAACGGCAGTTCCTGACGCAGCCCCGATCCGTCACCGCTGCCTAG
- a CDS encoding FecR family protein, translated as MLGRIGMRCAFAAALILGMASGALAAEDGVWSVSKAAGEVWVATNGAQQVSLNQQEALKPGDTIRTGRTGRVLLVRGEETILISPNSVVGLPAEKKEGLSTTIIQQSGSILLEVEKRNVKHFEVETPYLAAVVKGTQFSVTVNAGSTRVGVLRGQVEVSDFKTGQIAQVMPGQAATAFGHGKPGLSLSGAGTFNPIEHGKPRASTIERIPVPKSGLSAPRNAASGHAIHALGPIDKGTKAAGGQAPKGGVVRISSSLGEVKLNVHKVTHGLVHGAIAPGHVRNANASTGTETVWSDTKASTTTTAANSSTVTAVTVSSSVSAASATSSSSSATTTVATTAGSTGDVSGGSSGSGSNGTGATSNGSGGTGNNGNNGNGNSGNGNNGDNGNGSHGHHYGWYWGRGHH; from the coding sequence ATGCTCGGCAGAATTGGAATGCGGTGCGCCTTCGCGGCGGCGCTGATCCTGGGAATGGCTTCCGGTGCACTCGCGGCGGAGGATGGCGTCTGGTCGGTCAGCAAAGCCGCCGGCGAGGTCTGGGTCGCCACCAACGGCGCGCAGCAGGTGTCGTTGAATCAGCAGGAGGCGCTCAAGCCCGGCGATACCATTCGCACCGGACGTACCGGACGCGTGCTGCTTGTCCGCGGCGAGGAAACGATACTGATATCTCCCAACTCGGTGGTCGGCTTGCCGGCCGAGAAGAAGGAAGGTCTCTCGACCACGATCATCCAGCAGTCAGGTTCGATCCTGCTCGAGGTGGAGAAGCGTAACGTCAAGCATTTCGAGGTCGAGACGCCCTACCTCGCCGCCGTGGTCAAGGGAACGCAGTTCAGCGTCACCGTGAATGCGGGCAGCACCAGGGTCGGCGTGCTCCGCGGCCAGGTCGAAGTCTCAGACTTCAAGACGGGACAGATCGCTCAGGTCATGCCCGGACAAGCGGCCACGGCCTTTGGGCATGGCAAGCCCGGCCTCAGCCTGAGCGGCGCGGGGACGTTCAATCCGATCGAACATGGCAAGCCGCGCGCCTCGACGATCGAGCGAATTCCTGTGCCGAAATCGGGATTGTCGGCGCCGCGCAACGCGGCGAGCGGCCATGCGATCCATGCGCTGGGTCCGATCGACAAGGGGACCAAGGCGGCTGGCGGTCAGGCGCCCAAAGGCGGCGTCGTGCGCATCTCCAGCTCGCTCGGCGAGGTCAAGCTGAACGTCCACAAGGTCACGCATGGGCTCGTCCACGGTGCAATTGCGCCGGGGCACGTGCGCAACGCCAACGCCAGCACCGGTACCGAGACGGTCTGGAGCGACACGAAGGCGAGCACCACGACCACAGCCGCCAACAGCTCCACCGTAACGGCGGTCACCGTCAGCAGCAGTGTATCTGCGGCCAGTGCCACATCTTCGTCGTCAAGTGCGACGACGACCGTTGCGACCACTGCCGGGTCGACCGGCGATGTGTCCGGAGGAAGCTCTGGGAGCGGAAGCAACGGGACTGGCGCGACCAGCAATGGAAGCGGTGGCACCGGCAATAATGGCAACAACGGCAACGGGAACAGCGGGAACGGGAATAACGGCGACAACGGTAACGGCAGTCATGGCCACCACTACGGTTGGTATTGGGGCAGGGGTCATCACTAG
- a CDS encoding ShlB/FhaC/HecB family hemolysin secretion/activation protein: MRLTNPYHPMGRSPSNYGNGFAARVGKRRLLTALVLLAPIFTGVPQSFAQQANQPGFDPRQPEKYFENQTERETLSRPPVKLPTVGHANTGGDTKPQFVLRGLNVSGARAVSRDRIAAVYQPYLGKKVSQADLAAIAGAISDLYRADGFHLSRAVVPPQDIANGVVRIQVIEGAIVQADLKGDGAEQFGVRPMLGPVLAEQPSRLATLERQLFLINVRPGVRIIDTALEEIGGATGRFRLTVYLKTWHVFTSFGLDNLGSSSVGPWQTYATGAFNSYLTPGDTLTVNLSTIANDPRELGFARLSYDAPVGVDGVRLGTSVLYSAVRPGDARRLDSDITTTEAFEVRASTVPFMSQSSALTLTLAGTFSNVSEHDLYGPWYNDHIRTASLTADYRLQDRFGGTNFATLTYRQGLDVFGASHFDDDLLSRDGASSNFSVLNLWFTRYQSLNDAWSLKLSAASQTASRPLFTSQQFYLGGAAFGRGYGAAEISGDNGLAGSLELRFDQKLNFRYWTGYQIYAFGDAGAVWNDGYRLSDGLSLTSAGAGARFFLWDDLQADLGVAVPLSYRAPDNERRSPRFLFTLSSAFRLCPERGRSGCL; encoded by the coding sequence ATGCGGCTAACGAACCCTTACCACCCTATGGGGAGATCTCCGTCAAACTACGGAAACGGGTTCGCGGCGCGTGTCGGGAAGCGGCGTCTCCTTACCGCGTTGGTGCTGTTGGCACCAATTTTCACGGGAGTTCCGCAATCATTCGCACAACAGGCGAACCAGCCGGGTTTTGATCCGCGCCAGCCCGAGAAATACTTTGAAAACCAAACCGAGCGGGAAACACTGAGCCGGCCTCCGGTCAAGCTACCGACGGTCGGCCACGCCAACACCGGCGGCGATACCAAGCCTCAGTTCGTGCTGCGCGGCCTCAATGTCAGCGGCGCCCGCGCCGTCTCCCGCGACCGCATCGCCGCGGTCTATCAGCCTTATCTCGGCAAGAAGGTCTCGCAGGCGGATCTAGCCGCGATCGCCGGCGCGATCAGCGACCTCTACCGCGCCGACGGTTTCCATCTGAGCCGGGCCGTCGTGCCGCCGCAGGACATCGCCAACGGCGTGGTCCGGATTCAGGTGATCGAGGGCGCCATTGTCCAGGCCGATCTGAAAGGCGATGGCGCCGAGCAGTTCGGCGTGAGGCCGATGCTCGGACCGGTTCTGGCCGAGCAGCCATCGCGCCTGGCAACGCTCGAACGCCAGCTTTTCCTCATCAACGTCAGGCCGGGTGTCCGGATCATCGATACCGCGTTGGAGGAGATCGGCGGTGCGACCGGCCGCTTCCGTCTCACCGTCTATTTGAAGACCTGGCACGTGTTTACGTCGTTCGGCCTGGACAATCTCGGCTCGTCCTCGGTCGGCCCCTGGCAGACCTATGCGACCGGCGCGTTCAACTCCTACCTCACGCCTGGCGATACGCTGACGGTCAACCTGTCGACCATTGCCAACGATCCCCGCGAGCTCGGCTTTGCGCGGCTGTCCTATGACGCACCCGTCGGCGTCGACGGCGTGCGCCTCGGCACGTCCGTCCTCTACAGTGCGGTCCGGCCAGGCGACGCCCGCCGCCTCGACAGCGACATCACCACGACCGAAGCTTTCGAGGTGCGGGCAAGCACCGTGCCCTTCATGTCGCAATCGTCGGCACTGACGCTTACCTTGGCTGGGACCTTCAGCAACGTGTCCGAGCATGACCTTTACGGTCCCTGGTACAACGACCATATCCGGACCGCGAGCCTTACCGCCGACTATCGGCTCCAGGATCGCTTCGGCGGTACCAATTTCGCGACGCTGACCTACCGTCAGGGCCTCGACGTCTTCGGCGCATCGCATTTCGACGACGATCTGTTGTCGCGCGACGGTGCGTCATCGAACTTCTCGGTGCTGAATCTCTGGTTCACGCGCTACCAGTCGCTCAACGATGCCTGGTCGCTCAAGCTCTCGGCGGCGAGCCAGACGGCATCGCGGCCGCTGTTCACCTCGCAGCAGTTCTATCTCGGCGGCGCGGCCTTCGGCCGGGGCTACGGCGCAGCCGAGATCAGCGGCGACAACGGTCTTGCCGGCTCGCTCGAGTTGCGCTTCGACCAGAAGCTCAATTTCCGCTACTGGACCGGCTACCAGATCTACGCCTTCGGCGACGCCGGCGCAGTCTGGAACGACGGCTACCGCCTGAGCGACGGCCTGTCGCTGACATCAGCCGGAGCCGGCGCACGGTTCTTCCTGTGGGACGATCTCCAGGCCGATCTCGGCGTGGCCGTCCCCTTGAGCTACCGGGCGCCGGACAACGAGCGCCGCAGCCCACGTTTCCTGTTCACGCTGTCGAGCGCATTCCGGCTCTGCCCCGAACGCGGCAGGAGCGGCTGCCTCTAG
- a CDS encoding alpha/beta fold hydrolase, with the protein MKRVFAILAFLCVLGVGEYFVVSRFAIRHELLTLFDASRQRPISVEIAVRRDYETKANLGLWKLPLAIISNGNTVKATEYSFLANALAARGYLVASIQQDLPSDPPLMTHVGQQYVGRREVYIRCEANILFALGELKRRQENADYDHITLVGHSNGGDVSMYVAHQHPELVSKVITLDNLRVPFVLSDNLKILSFRSKDPHFLTDPGVLPTPEEAKARGIDIVHTGAQHTEMSDRGPDAVKEKIQATLDRFLRDSASSALAPADTKSPMIMNPGDY; encoded by the coding sequence ATGAAGAGGGTGTTTGCAATTCTGGCGTTTCTTTGCGTCCTCGGCGTCGGCGAATATTTCGTCGTCAGCCGGTTTGCGATCCGCCATGAGCTTTTGACCCTGTTCGATGCCTCGCGCCAGCGGCCGATCTCGGTCGAGATCGCGGTGCGGCGCGACTACGAGACCAAGGCCAATCTCGGTCTCTGGAAGCTGCCGCTCGCCATCATCAGCAACGGCAATACCGTCAAGGCCACCGAGTATTCCTTCCTCGCCAACGCGCTCGCGGCGCGCGGCTATCTCGTTGCCAGCATCCAGCAGGACCTGCCCAGCGATCCGCCGCTAATGACCCATGTCGGCCAGCAATATGTCGGCCGGCGTGAAGTCTATATCCGCTGCGAGGCCAACATCCTCTTCGCCCTGGGCGAACTGAAGCGGCGGCAGGAGAACGCCGACTACGACCACATTACCCTCGTCGGCCATTCCAACGGCGGCGACGTGTCCATGTATGTCGCCCATCAGCACCCGGAGCTGGTGTCGAAAGTGATCACGCTCGACAATCTTCGGGTGCCTTTCGTGCTCAGCGACAACTTGAAGATCCTGTCGTTCCGCTCGAAGGATCCGCATTTCCTGACCGACCCGGGCGTGCTGCCGACGCCGGAAGAGGCCAAGGCGCGCGGCATCGACATCGTCCACACCGGTGCGCAGCACACCGAGATGAGCGATCGCGGGCCCGACGCGGTCAAGGAGAAGATCCAGGCGACGCTCGACCGCTTCCTGCGCGACAGCGCCAGCAGCGCGCTCGCCCCGGCCGATACGAAAAGTCCGATGATCATGAACCCCGGCGACTATTAG
- a CDS encoding c-type cytochrome: protein MHLHLRGICLVLAVASSSSSALAADAGHGADLAKRWCASCHVVANGQAVASADVPSFASVARRPDFSSEKLAFFLLDPHPKMPSFPLSRTEAGDIAAYIGSLRP from the coding sequence ATGCACCTGCATTTGAGAGGAATTTGCCTGGTACTTGCCGTGGCCTCGAGTTCCTCGTCCGCTCTCGCCGCCGATGCCGGTCACGGTGCCGACCTCGCCAAGCGCTGGTGCGCAAGTTGCCATGTCGTGGCCAATGGCCAGGCGGTAGCCAGCGCCGACGTCCCTTCCTTTGCATCCGTTGCGCGCCGGCCGGACTTCAGTTCGGAGAAGCTCGCCTTCTTCCTGCTCGACCCGCATCCGAAGATGCCGAGCTTTCCCTTGAGCAGGACCGAAGCCGGCGACATCGCGGCCTATATCGGATCACTGCGTCCATAG
- a CDS encoding phasin codes for MIEPKIEVPAELRDLAEKTIDQAEQAFGMFFDAATKSMSSVPGAGTEVSKQALAFTEQNMKSAFEHARKLVHATDLQEAMRIQSDFLRSQFTSAGDHMRQMTGSLMQPGKGKS; via the coding sequence ATGATCGAACCGAAAATCGAAGTTCCGGCCGAACTGCGCGACCTAGCCGAAAAGACGATCGACCAGGCGGAACAGGCATTCGGCATGTTTTTCGATGCCGCCACCAAATCGATGTCATCCGTTCCGGGAGCAGGGACGGAGGTGTCAAAGCAGGCGCTCGCTTTTACCGAGCAGAACATGAAGTCGGCGTTCGAGCACGCGCGCAAGCTTGTTCATGCCACCGACCTTCAGGAAGCGATGCGAATCCAGTCCGACTTCCTGCGTAGCCAGTTCACCAGCGCCGGAGATCACATGCGCCAGATGACCGGCAGTCTCATGCAGCCGGGCAAGGGCAAATCCTGA
- a CDS encoding GcrA family cell cycle regulator has translation MEPGHWPSEHSDALRDYFLKGMSYAEIGRQINARFGTAYTRSAVAGRAKRLGLVAPQWVMSPSIAPSLPGEAGLLSPRRPALLNLPPKSALKPAAQVKLRCVGVKPRLVQLVELAKADCRYPYGGDKDGEEIAFCGHPRQPGSSYCAPHARLTRRSGAASARVAGPVVLRLVSAA, from the coding sequence ATGGAACCGGGTCATTGGCCGTCGGAGCACTCCGACGCGCTTCGCGACTATTTTCTCAAGGGAATGTCTTATGCGGAGATCGGAAGACAGATTAACGCAAGGTTTGGAACGGCTTACACGCGCAGCGCGGTCGCCGGCCGCGCCAAGCGGCTCGGACTCGTTGCGCCGCAATGGGTGATGAGCCCGTCGATCGCGCCGTCTCTGCCGGGCGAGGCCGGTCTGCTCTCGCCGCGCCGGCCGGCGTTACTGAATCTGCCGCCGAAGTCCGCACTGAAGCCGGCCGCGCAGGTCAAGTTGCGCTGTGTCGGCGTCAAGCCGCGCCTTGTCCAGCTGGTCGAACTTGCGAAGGCCGACTGCCGCTACCCCTATGGCGGCGACAAGGACGGGGAGGAGATCGCCTTCTGCGGCCACCCGCGCCAGCCGGGCTCCAGCTATTGCGCGCCGCATGCGCGCCTGACGCGCCGCTCCGGGGCTGCCTCCGCCCGTGTCGCGGGTCCCGTCGTGCTGAGGCTGGTCTCCGCCGCCTGA
- a CDS encoding S24 family peptidase — protein MLDVAMIERGLEKTGKSKGGLAAAMGVRPGAVSEILGGERLVKASEIIPIMEYLELNLAPIMGRVGAGAVIEPDYEQVPPEGLGDIALPFPIMEETIAFEIVGDSMLPKYESGDVIVVYKDQRHPLSSFYGEEAVVRLKTGERYLKTIERGKSPSVVNLNSFNAKPIVGVKLDWVGEICLSMPKGQLERLRAKSARPRKKGK, from the coding sequence ATGTTGGACGTTGCGATGATCGAGCGGGGCCTGGAAAAGACAGGCAAAAGCAAGGGCGGCCTGGCGGCAGCCATGGGCGTGCGCCCCGGCGCGGTCTCGGAGATTCTTGGCGGCGAGCGCCTGGTGAAGGCCTCGGAGATCATTCCGATCATGGAATATCTCGAGCTCAATCTCGCGCCGATCATGGGGCGCGTGGGCGCCGGCGCCGTGATTGAGCCGGATTATGAGCAGGTTCCCCCGGAGGGGCTCGGCGACATCGCGCTGCCGTTCCCGATCATGGAAGAGACGATTGCATTCGAGATCGTGGGCGATTCGATGCTGCCCAAATACGAGAGTGGCGACGTGATCGTGGTCTACAAGGACCAGCGTCATCCGCTGTCGAGCTTCTACGGCGAAGAGGCCGTGGTCCGGCTCAAGACCGGCGAACGCTATTTGAAGACCATCGAGCGGGGCAAATCCCCTTCCGTCGTCAATCTCAACAGCTTCAACGCCAAGCCGATCGTCGGCGTCAAGCTCGACTGGGTCGGGGAGATCTGCCTCTCCATGCCCAAGGGTCAGCTCGAACGGCTGCGCGCCAAGTCGGCGCGCCCGCGCAAGAAGGGCAAGTAG
- a CDS encoding quinone oxidoreductase family protein has protein sequence MTHAIRFHKTGGPEVLVWEEVSVGKPGPGEARIRHTAVGLNFVDIYNRSGLYPAQLPSGLGSEAAGIVEEIGPGVTDLKPGDRVAYGASPLGAYSEARLIPADRLLKLPDGVDDKTAAAMMLKGLTTQYLIRQTYRVKAGDTILLHAAAGGVGLILSQWAKHLGATVIGTVSNDEKAKLAKAHGCDHVIIYTREDFVKRVDEITGGKKVPVVYDSVGKDTFLKSLDCLAPLGVAALFGQSSGAVEPLNLGLLAQKGSLYVTRPTLFTYAAKRESLVAMAGELFDVVKSGAVKIEVHQTYPLKDAAKAHADLAARKTTGSTVLLV, from the coding sequence ATGACGCATGCCATTCGCTTTCACAAGACCGGCGGGCCGGAAGTCCTGGTCTGGGAGGAGGTCAGTGTCGGCAAGCCCGGACCGGGCGAAGCGCGTATCCGCCACACCGCCGTGGGTCTCAACTTCGTCGACATCTACAACCGTTCGGGTCTTTATCCGGCGCAGCTGCCGAGCGGGCTCGGCAGCGAGGCGGCGGGCATCGTCGAGGAGATCGGCCCGGGTGTCACCGATCTGAAGCCGGGTGATCGCGTCGCCTATGGCGCCTCGCCGCTTGGCGCCTATTCCGAGGCGCGGCTGATCCCCGCCGATCGTCTGCTGAAGCTGCCTGACGGCGTCGACGACAAGACGGCGGCGGCGATGATGCTGAAGGGGCTGACGACGCAATATCTGATCCGGCAGACCTACCGGGTGAAAGCCGGCGACACGATCCTGCTCCATGCCGCGGCCGGTGGTGTTGGCCTGATCCTGAGCCAGTGGGCCAAGCATCTCGGCGCGACCGTGATCGGCACCGTCAGCAACGACGAGAAGGCAAAGCTGGCCAAGGCGCATGGCTGCGACCATGTCATCATTTACACGCGCGAGGATTTCGTGAAGCGCGTCGATGAGATCACGGGCGGCAAGAAGGTGCCGGTGGTCTACGACTCCGTCGGCAAGGACACGTTCCTGAAATCGCTGGACTGCCTCGCACCGCTCGGCGTCGCTGCGCTGTTCGGCCAGTCCTCCGGTGCGGTCGAGCCGCTCAATCTCGGCCTGCTCGCCCAGAAGGGCTCGCTCTACGTCACCCGTCCGACGCTGTTCACCTATGCCGCCAAGCGCGAGAGCCTGGTGGCGATGGCGGGCGAGCTGTTCGACGTGGTCAAGTCCGGCGCGGTCAAGATCGAGGTTCACCAGACCTATCCGCTGAAGGACGCGGCCAAGGCGCATGCCGATCTCGCCGCGCGCAAGACGACGGGATCGACCGTGCTCCTGGTGTGA
- a CDS encoding AAA family ATPase produces MAEQKPSTAIEAVESGLAAQGYIASRQIATAVYLSQQIEKPILVEGPAGVGKTELAKAIAAWRGMKMIRLQCYEGLDEAKALYEWKYAKQLLYTQILKDKLGEVLGGAQTLHAALDQLHDFGDVFFSKEFVEPRPLLQALEQPGGCVLLIDEIDKSDAEFESLLLEILSDFQVTIPELGTVSAVTPPTVILTSNSERDLGDALKRRCLHLHIGFPEQRLEERIVESRVPGISQTLRRQMVGFIHEIRSLDLKKLPSVSETIDWARVLVLLQASELDTEIVKDTLNVLLKYEADIEAAQPQVTTFIAKAARSNVFG; encoded by the coding sequence GTGGCTGAACAGAAGCCCTCGACCGCGATCGAGGCAGTGGAGAGCGGCCTCGCCGCGCAAGGCTATATTGCCAGCCGGCAGATCGCGACCGCCGTCTATTTGTCGCAGCAGATCGAGAAACCGATCCTGGTCGAGGGCCCTGCAGGCGTCGGCAAGACCGAGCTTGCCAAGGCGATCGCTGCCTGGCGCGGCATGAAGATGATCCGCCTGCAGTGCTACGAAGGCCTCGACGAGGCCAAGGCGCTCTATGAGTGGAAATACGCCAAGCAGCTTCTCTATACGCAGATCCTCAAGGACAAGCTCGGCGAGGTCCTCGGCGGCGCGCAGACGTTGCACGCTGCGCTCGATCAGCTCCACGATTTCGGCGACGTGTTCTTCTCCAAGGAGTTCGTCGAGCCGCGGCCGCTGCTCCAGGCGCTCGAGCAGCCGGGCGGCTGCGTGCTGCTGATCGACGAGATCGACAAGTCGGACGCCGAGTTTGAATCGCTGCTGCTGGAAATCCTGTCCGACTTCCAGGTCACGATCCCCGAGCTCGGCACCGTCTCCGCCGTTACACCACCGACCGTGATCCTCACCTCCAACAGCGAGCGCGACCTGGGCGATGCCCTGAAGCGGCGCTGCCTGCATCTGCATATCGGCTTCCCCGAGCAGCGGCTGGAGGAGCGCATCGTCGAGAGCCGCGTGCCCGGCATCTCGCAGACGCTGCGCCGGCAGATGGTCGGGTTCATCCACGAGATCCGCTCGCTGGACTTGAAGAAGCTGCCCTCGGTCAGCGAGACCATCGACTGGGCGCGCGTGCTGGTGCTGCTTCAGGCCTCCGAGCTCGACACGGAGATCGTCAAGGACACGCTTAACGTGCTCCTGAAATACGAAGCCGATATCGAGGCGGCCCAGCCCCAGGTCACGACCTTCATTGCCAAGGCAGCACGATCCAACGTCTTCGGTTGA